From Ovis aries strain OAR_USU_Benz2616 breed Rambouillet chromosome 21, ARS-UI_Ramb_v3.0, whole genome shotgun sequence, a single genomic window includes:
- the LOC101105957 gene encoding olfactory receptor 8B8-like: MAEENTSSVREFILTGLTDQPVLQMPLFFLFLCFYMATVTGNLGLITLIGLNSHLHIPMYFFLFNLSFIDFSFSTAIVPKMLTSFISEKNFISYSGCMTQLFFFCFFVFSESFILSAMAYDRYVAICKPLVYTVPMSPQVCLLLLLGVYGMGVFGATAHTGNIVFLTFCGDNLVNHYMCDIIPLLELSCNSSDVNLLVVFIVVTIGIGVPIVTIFISYGFILSSIFHISSTEGRSKAFSTCSSHVLAVSLFFGSGAFTYLKPPSVLPLDQGKVSSLFYTIVVPMFNPLIYILRNKDVKFALKKTLDRIMLS, translated from the coding sequence ATGGCTGAAGAGAACACCTCTTCTGTGAGAGAGTTCATCCTCACAGGCTTAACAGATCAGCCAGTACTCCAGATGCCCCTCTTCTTCCTGTTTCTGTGTTTCTACATGGCCACTGTAACGGGGAACCTGGGCTTGATAACCTTGATTGGACTGAATTCTCACCTTCATATtcccatgtactttttcctcttcAACCTGTCCTTCATAGATTTTAGTTTCTCTACTGCCATTGTCCCTAAAATGCTGACAAGCTTCATCTCAGAGAAGAACTTCATTTCCTATTCAGGGTGTATGACTCagctctttttcttctgtttctttgtcttttctgaaTCCTTCATCCTGTCGGCAATGGCATACGACCGCTATGTCGCCATCTGTAAGCCACTGGTGTACACGGTCCCCATGTCTCCTCAGGTGTGTTTACTCCTTTTGTTGGGGGTCTATGGGATGGGAGTGTTTGGGGCTACGGCCCATACAGGAAATATAGTATTTTTGACTTTCTGCGGTGACAACCTTGTCAATCACTATATGTGTGACATCATTCCCCTCCTTGAGCTCTCCTGTAACAGCTCTGATGTAAATTTGCTGGTAGTCTTTATTGTTGTGACCATTGGCATTGGTGTGCCCATTGTGACCATTTTTATCTCTTATGGTTTTATTCTTTCTAGCATTTTCCACATAAGCTCCACTGAGGGAAGGTCCAAGGCTTTCAGTACTTGCAGTTCCCACGTACTTGCAGTCTCTCTTTTCTTTGGGTCAGGAGCTTTTACGTACCTCAAACCACCTTCTGTTTTACCTCTTGATCAGGGCAAAGTGTCCTCCTTGTTCTATACCATTGTGGTGCCCATGTTCAATCCATTAATCTATATCTTGAGGAATAAGGATGTCAAATTTGCCCTAAAGAAAACCTTGGACAGAATAATGTTGTCTTGA
- the LOC101115413 gene encoding olfactory receptor 8A1-like has translation MAAQNHSTVTEFILGGLINQPELQLPFFFLFLGIYSVTMIGNLGVITLICLNAQLHTPMYYFLSSLSLLDLCYSSVITPKMLVNFVSEKNTISYAGCMAQFYFFIVFVIAECYMLTVMAYDRYVAICRPLLYNIIMSHGVCTLLVAAVYTMGLIGSTIEIGLMLKLSYCEHLISYYFCDVVPLMKLSCSSTYHIEITTFFLAGFNIIVTSLTIFVSYAFILSSILRIHSTEGRSKAFSTCSSHLAAVGLFYGSTTFLYLKSPTGSSLAQENVVSLFYTTGIPMLNPLIYSLRNKEVKAATQKTLRRKLFGCKCHYSFSD, from the coding sequence ATGGCTGCACAAAACCACTCCACAGTGACAGAGTTCATTCTTGGAGGTTTAATAAATCAGCCAGAGCTCCAACtacccttcttcttcctcttccttgggATCTACTCAGTCACCATGATAGGGAACCTGGGTGTGataacactgatttgtctgaATGCTCAGCTTCATACACCCATGTACTATTTTCTCAGCAGTCTGTCACTATTAGATCTCTGTTACTCCTCTGTCATCACCCCTAAGATGTTGGTGAACTTTGTGTCAGAGAAGAACACCATCTCCTATGCAGGGTGCATGGCCCAGTTCTACTTCTTCATTGTGTTTGTCATTGCTGAGTGTTACATGCTGacagtgatggcctatgaccgctatgttgCCATTTGTAGACCTCTGCTTTACAACATCATCATGTCTCATGGAGTCTGCACCCTCCTGGTGGCTGCAGTCTATACCATGGGGCTCATTGGCTCAACCATAGAAATTGGCCTTATGTTAAAACTATCCTACTGTGAGCACCTCATCAGTTACTACTTCTGTGATGTTGTCCCACTCATGAAGCTCTCCTGCTCCAGCACCTATCATATTGAAATAACAACTTTCTTTTTGGCTGGATTTAACATCATAGTCACCAGCTTAACAATCTTTGTTTCCTATGCTTTTATTCTCTCCAGCATCCTCCGTATCCACTCCACAGAGGGAAGGTCCAAAGCCTTCAGTACATGCAGCTCCCATCTTGCAGCTGTCGGATTGTTTTATGGATCTACCACATTCTTGTACTTAAAATCCCCCACAGGCAGTTCCCTGGCCCAGGAGAATGTGGTTTCCCTGTTCTATACCACAGGGATACCCATGCTGAACCCCTTAATTTACAGCTTGAGAAATAAGGAAGTGAAGGCTGCCACGCAGAAAACACTAAGGAGAAAACTCTTTGGGTGCAAATGtcattattctttttcagattga